Within the Vibrio tasmaniensis genome, the region ATCCTAGAAAACAAAAAAGCTGCCTTATGGCAGCTTTTTAAATGGCAATGAGTCTAAATCCCAGAGCCATATTGCTCTCCATCGTCTTCATGGAGACCACATTCTCTTTTTAGGCCATTAAAACGGGTTTCTTCTTCAGTCATACCCGGTTCCCATTTCTTAGTCGTATGAGTATCTCCAACAGAAAGGTACCCCTGCTCACGAAGTGGGTGGTAACTAAGGCCATGCTCTTCCAAGTAATAGTGAACATCTTTATTTGTCCAATCTATTACTGGCAAGAACTTAAACACACCATTTTGGATAGATAAGATCGGCAAGTTTGCGCGCGATTGAGATTGCTCTCTTCGCAACCCTGAAAACCAAGTGCCAGCCTCTAGTTCATCCAGCGCTCTTCTCATCGGTTCGACTTTATTAAGCTTGTTATACTTCTCTATTCCTTCTATACCTTGATCCCAAAGTTTGCCATATTGCGCTTCTTGCCAATTAGAGCTCTGTTGTGCGCGAAAGACTTGAAGGTTTAAAGTCAATTTCTGACTTAACTCATCTATAAAGCGATACGTTTCTGGGAATAGGTACCCGGTGTCTGTCAGAATAACTGGAATATCGGGTTTGGCTTGAGTCACTAAGTGCAGCATCAATGCTGCTTGAATTCCGAAACTAGAAGACACCACATGTGTTCCTTCTAAGTTTTCCAGAGCCCACTTCACTCTTTCTAATGCAGTTAGCTGTTCTAACTCAGCATTAATTTGTCCAAGACGAAGTATCTGCTCCGTCTTAGTCAATGCGAGTAGCTCTGCTAACTTCAATTTTGAAGCGACAGAATTATGCATGCAGATCCCTCTTTGAAATGATCACCTCTTCGATGATGCCAGCTCGGATTGTAAAATCACCGAACCCTTCCTTATCCGTTCGTTCCGTAGCCCAACGCCCCACCAGCGAATCAATCTCTTCTAAAATCTGAGCTGACGTGATGTTCTCTTTATACATCTTAGGAATACGAGTTCCGGCTTTGTTGCCACCTAAGTGCATGTTGTAACGCCCTGGAGCCTTGCCGACTAAACCAAGTTCAGCCAACATTGCACGACCACAGCCGTTTGGACAGCCTGTAATGCGAAGGATGATGTTATCTTCTTCTGGTAATCCGTGTTTCTTCAGAATGTCTTCAACATCCGTTACAAACTCAGGAAGAAAACGTTCGGCTTCTGCCATTGCTAACGGACATGTTGGGAATGCCACACACGCCATTGAGTTCTTGCGCTGTTCTGAAACGGCATCATCCATCAGACCGTATTGACGTGCCAGCTTTTCAATTTGTGCCTTTTGGCTCTTAGGTACACCTGCAACAATGAGATTTTGGTTCGCTGTCATGCGGAAGTCACCTTTGTGGATCTTCGCTATTTCAGCAACACCTGTTTTCAGCGCTTTACCTGGGAAATCAAGTAAACGACCATTTTCGATGAATAACGCTAAGTGGTGCTTACCATCAATGCCTTCCGCCCAACCGATACGATCGCCACGGCCAGTAAACTCATATGGACGGCTTTCAGAAAACTCAACGCCTGCACGTTTTTCTACTTCGGCTTTGAATACATCAATACCAACACGGTCTAGTGTGTATTTGGTTTTGGCATTCTTACGGTTCGAACGGTTACCCCAGTCACGCTGAGTCGTTACCACCGCAGCTGCTACATCTAACGTTTTATCTAATGGCACAAAACCGAAATCGTCAGCTTTACGTGCATAAGTAGAAGTATCGCCGTGCGTCATAGCAAGACCACCGCCCACTAATACGTTAAAGCCCACCAGCTTTCCATCTTTAGCAATCGCGATGAAGTTAAGATCGTTAGCATGAACATCTACGTCATTCTGTGGAGGAATTACAACCGTCGTCTTGAACTTACGTGGTAAGTAGTTACTACCGAGGATAGGTTCTTCATCCGTTGTTGCTAGCTTTTCACCATCTAACCAGATCTCAGCATAAGCACGAGTCTTAGGTAATAGATGTTCACTGATCTTTTTCGCCCACTCGTAGGCTTCTTGATGGAGCTCGGACTCAACCGGGTTTGTGGTACACAAAACATTTCGGTTTACGTCACCCGCAGTTGCGATCGAATCAATACCAATACTGTTTAGCGTTTGGTGCATTAACTTAATGTTCGGCTTCAATACACCATGGAACTGGAAGGTTTGACGAGTTGTAAGACGGATAGAACCATAAGAGGTGCTTTCATCTGCGAATTTATCAATCGCGAGCCACTGCTTAGGAGTGATGATGCCGCCTGGCATACGCGCACGAAGCATTACGTTATGTAAAGGTTCTAGCTTTTGCTTGGTACGTTCATTACGAATATCACGGTCGTCTTGTTGGTACATACCGTGGAAGCGGATCAACTGAAAGTTATCAGCAGTAAAGCCACCCGTAATTCTATCTTGAAGATCTTGTTCAATCGTACCGCGAAGATTTTTACTTTCACGCTTCAGACGTTCATTGTCAGCCAAAGGTCCCAGTACTTGACCTAGCACTTCTTGCTCTATTACTTGCTTGCTCATTAGTACACATCCCTTTGGTAACGTTTCGCTTTACGTAAATCATTAATATATTGTTCAGCTTGCTCGCGGCTCTGATTGCCATGTTTTTCCGCTATCGTAACTAACGCTTCATGAACATCTTTTGCCATTCGAGTTGCATCGCCACATACATAGAGGTACGCGCCCTCTTGAAGCCATTGCCAAACCTGCTCTGCCTGCTCAATTAATCGGTCTTGAACATAAACCTTTTCTTTTTGATCACGACTAAACGCAACATCAAGCTTGGTTAATGCACCAGATTTAAGATACCTCTGCCATTCAACTTGATATAAGAAATCTTGAGTAAAGGTACGGTCACCAAAGAACAACCAGCTTTTACCTTCAGCGTCATTGTTTTCACGCTCTTGAACAAAACTACGGAAAGGTGCGATACCTGTACCCGGGCCGACCATGATAATTGGTGTGTTGTCGTCTTGCGGCAGTTTGAAGTTATTGTTGTTCTCTACAAACACCTTAACTTCACCACCTTCTTCAAGGCGTTGAGCTAAGAAACTTGAAGCGCCACCCAGACGAGATTCATCGCCCTTTTGGTATTCAACCAGACCAACCGTCAAGTGAACTTCTTCATCCACTTCAGCTTGGCTTGACGCAATAGAGTAGAGACGTGGCGTTAACTTACGTAGTAGGCCAATCAATTCATCAGCCGATAGCTTGGTTTTCTTCTCAGCTAAAACATCGACAACTTGAGTATTACCCGCATATTCACGAAGCTTGTCTTTATCTTCCACCAGCTTAATTAACTTCTTGCTGCCCGAAAGCTCAGCAAACTTAGTCACAAGCTGAGGGTTTGAAGATGTAATCTCGAATTTACTGACGAGTGCGCTATGCAAAGACAAGTTGTCACCATCGACATCGACACTTTCGATACCAGACAGCCCAACCTTAGAAAGGATCTGATTAGCGAGTTCTGAACTGTTTTCAAACCATACGCCTAGCGCATCACCCGGTTGGTAAGTAATACCCGACTCATCAAGATCAATCTCGATATGACGAACATCTTTGCCCGAATCACGACCGGTGATCTTTTGGCTCGTTAATAGAGTCGCTGTGTATGGATTTTGTTTGGTGTATTGCGAATGACCGGCAGCCGCTTGGCCTACTGGTAATTGAACCACATCGGCTTCAGTGCCTGTCGATAGCGTCTCTTTTACTTGCTCTAATGCTTTAGCGCGCCATTCCGTTGCTGACTCTTCGTAATCAACATCACAATCAAGACGGTCGACAAACGATTTAGCACCAAGCTTAGCGAGGTAGTTATCGAAGTCTTTAGCCGTTTGGCAGAAGAACTCATAGCTTGAGTCACCTAAACCGATCACACCGTATTGTAGGTTTGATAATTTTGGCGCTTTCTTCGATTGAAGGAATTCATGCAACTCAATAGCGTTATCAGGGGCTTCGCCCTCACCATTGGTTGAAGCCACAAAAATGACGTGTGTCTCTTTGGCTAAGTTCTTACCTTTATAATCACTTGCATCAAAAAGCTCGACAGCAATCCCTAAGGCTTTCGCTTCTGCTTCAAGCGATTCAGCGACACCTTTCGCATTACCAGTTTGGGAAGCGAAGATAATGCTGAGCTTACCCGCAGGCTTTGCCGCTACTGCAGCGGCTGCTTGAGCGATTGGCGCGGCGGCACCCACAGGCTGAGTTTGGCTCACACCCCAAAGGTAACCACTGACCCATGCCAGTTGTTGAGAAGATAATTCAGAAACAGTTTGCTGAAGATGACCCAATTGTTGGTCATTAAGTGGTGCTGCTAGCCCAGGTAACTCATTAGCCCCAGACTGTGCATTATTATTTTGTGAAGACTCTTTCTTATTTAAAGACATGGTCACGACATCCCTAATCATTGCGTGACGATAGATTAACCACTCCTTTTAATAACAAGAAAGAATAGAAAAGTATGTTTTATAACTTTTTGGAAGTAAAAACCGATTGAAATGTCAATTGAGTTACTGGTTTTCAATACGAACTTGTTGAAAGCCAACCGCCATTGCCGACTTAGATGCGAGGTCTAAATCCGCGTAATGACACTCTTCACCATGAACATCAGTAAGCAAAACAAAGCCGCCTCCCATATGGCGAAACTCCACAACCCAAGACCCCTCTTGAATTGAGGGCTCTATGATCGCTTCAACCAACAGATTTTCTCGATATAAATTTCGTAATTCATTGAGTGTCATATTCCATCCCTTGCTTTGACCTCACAACATAGACCTTATAATAATAGACGCTAATTAGGCCTCTGTATTAAGGATGGTCGAAAGTGATGAGTGTGCTAACTAATTCCAGAAAGGTATAACCAATAGATATAAAAAAACGCCACTTAATAAAGTGACGTTCTTAAATTTCGTTCTAGATTCGCTTTAATTGCCTAAAAGCGTACTTCTACACCAGCAAACCAGCCATCAACCATAACAAACGCTTTAGGTGGCGCTGGCTTTGGGTCATCTAACGGATCAGGTTCTTTGTCCGTCTCAAGAGGTTTATTCAGCTCTGAAGAGAAGAATTTGTCCGAATCAAGGTCGATCACACGATAGCCACCACGGAGTGCTATTTCAGTATCAGCCA harbors:
- a CDS encoding phosphoadenylyl-sulfate reductase, which encodes MHNSVASKLKLAELLALTKTEQILRLGQINAELEQLTALERVKWALENLEGTHVVSSSFGIQAALMLHLVTQAKPDIPVILTDTGYLFPETYRFIDELSQKLTLNLQVFRAQQSSNWQEAQYGKLWDQGIEGIEKYNKLNKVEPMRRALDELEAGTWFSGLRREQSQSRANLPILSIQNGVFKFLPVIDWTNKDVHYYLEEHGLSYHPLREQGYLSVGDTHTTKKWEPGMTEEETRFNGLKRECGLHEDDGEQYGSGI
- the cysI gene encoding assimilatory sulfite reductase (NADPH) hemoprotein subunit, which encodes MSKQVIEQEVLGQVLGPLADNERLKRESKNLRGTIEQDLQDRITGGFTADNFQLIRFHGMYQQDDRDIRNERTKQKLEPLHNVMLRARMPGGIITPKQWLAIDKFADESTSYGSIRLTTRQTFQFHGVLKPNIKLMHQTLNSIGIDSIATAGDVNRNVLCTTNPVESELHQEAYEWAKKISEHLLPKTRAYAEIWLDGEKLATTDEEPILGSNYLPRKFKTTVVIPPQNDVDVHANDLNFIAIAKDGKLVGFNVLVGGGLAMTHGDTSTYARKADDFGFVPLDKTLDVAAAVVTTQRDWGNRSNRKNAKTKYTLDRVGIDVFKAEVEKRAGVEFSESRPYEFTGRGDRIGWAEGIDGKHHLALFIENGRLLDFPGKALKTGVAEIAKIHKGDFRMTANQNLIVAGVPKSQKAQIEKLARQYGLMDDAVSEQRKNSMACVAFPTCPLAMAEAERFLPEFVTDVEDILKKHGLPEEDNIILRITGCPNGCGRAMLAELGLVGKAPGRYNMHLGGNKAGTRIPKMYKENITSAQILEEIDSLVGRWATERTDKEGFGDFTIRAGIIEEVIISKRDLHA
- a CDS encoding assimilatory sulfite reductase (NADPH) flavoprotein subunit, with the translated sequence MSLNKKESSQNNNAQSGANELPGLAAPLNDQQLGHLQQTVSELSSQQLAWVSGYLWGVSQTQPVGAAAPIAQAAAAVAAKPAGKLSIIFASQTGNAKGVAESLEAEAKALGIAVELFDASDYKGKNLAKETHVIFVASTNGEGEAPDNAIELHEFLQSKKAPKLSNLQYGVIGLGDSSYEFFCQTAKDFDNYLAKLGAKSFVDRLDCDVDYEESATEWRAKALEQVKETLSTGTEADVVQLPVGQAAAGHSQYTKQNPYTATLLTSQKITGRDSGKDVRHIEIDLDESGITYQPGDALGVWFENSSELANQILSKVGLSGIESVDVDGDNLSLHSALVSKFEITSSNPQLVTKFAELSGSKKLIKLVEDKDKLREYAGNTQVVDVLAEKKTKLSADELIGLLRKLTPRLYSIASSQAEVDEEVHLTVGLVEYQKGDESRLGGASSFLAQRLEEGGEVKVFVENNNNFKLPQDDNTPIIMVGPGTGIAPFRSFVQERENNDAEGKSWLFFGDRTFTQDFLYQVEWQRYLKSGALTKLDVAFSRDQKEKVYVQDRLIEQAEQVWQWLQEGAYLYVCGDATRMAKDVHEALVTIAEKHGNQSREQAEQYINDLRKAKRYQRDVY